The following nucleotide sequence is from Carassius carassius chromosome 16, fCarCar2.1, whole genome shotgun sequence.
AAGCGAATGCGTCAAAACACGCGGCACGTATGTAAACCAGCACCTCTTTCATGTACTTATGTTTTAGTTTTCTCTAGTCTCAGCAAACCAATGCCAAAAAATTGCTTCGAAAAGACTTACATTTGGAACCAAGAAGTCGCTCCAGAGACTGGGCCCATTGTTGGGTGTCTTCTAAACTTAGCCTGCTGAGATCAGACGGGTTTGATTAGTTGACCGTAACTGGATTAGAAGCAATAGTGTTTGAACTATTTTGGACCTGGTGTCCTCATATGTGTCGCTTTTTCCTTACCTCTCAGGAGCAGATGAACTGGTGAACACACACTTTATTCGGCACATGAGGTTCTTTCCTCTACGGAGAGAAAGTGAGCTTTGTTGTCTGCATTTTATGCTTCACACATGCAAACCTACTCTAAAGCATGCTGGGACTCACAATAGATTCCCCTGAGCTGATAGTTGAGTGCAAATGCCTGAAGATCACACTTACAAGGTCTCGTTTCTCCTGCAGTCGTCTCTGTCCATGTTGAAATGTGTTGGGAGAGGCTGTGGGATTAGGCCAGACATGGTAGGGTGAGGGCTTATTGCCCAGGAATCCACAGCCGTGCGCTCCTGCTAGTGATCATGCTGCACTTGGTGCTCTACAGGTTTCCCTTCTGCGTATCCGGCTCTGCTTTTTATGCCCTATGACGGTTGCTAAGGGCTCGTGTCACAAACAGGGACCGCAAAGAGGAAGCCCCATCAAACCCTCCCCCTCCTCCCTGGCCGCTCGTGTGCGAAAAGCATAGCCTGTTTCTCCATATTTTAGAGATGTAAATACACATGTAGTGTGCCTTGCTAAAATAGCTGATAAGCAAATTACGGCTTTGCATGTTTTGGGTTTTTCAGTAATCTACAGACGTAAACAGGGCCAAACTGTAATGGGGCATGGATGGAAATAAGAGTCAAATGAGATGGTTAGGCGGTTTCATCActctttgttttctgttttattagcATTGAAGGAGTTACACAAAGGAATCCTTTTTGTAAAAGCGAGTAGCTAGCAGCGAAAAGAGTTGTACTGCCTGACGTCAGTGCTGATGTTCTGCAAGGTCTTTGGTGTCTCCAGTCACCTGCTCTTTAAAGAACCAGCATGCCTTTCAGAATTACCTATCATGAAACTTCACAAGGAAAAGTATCACCGGAAACATTTCTTGAGGACAACAACAACTGAGGAAAACTGCTTAGCCTATTCATATTTCTTAAACTTTTGTTTGTCAAATAAAAGTAATGCGACGCAACAGACTTGGATCATAGACCctcatatttatgaattaattgataatatttgtttaaaaaacatttgttgttaaATCAAAGTCATATggtatatagtgttcctgtagctcaattggcagagcattgtgttatcaagcgcaatgttgtgggttcgattccccgggaacacatgatatgtaaaaattgatagcctgaatgcactgtaagttgctttggataaaagcgtctgctaaatgcataactttaatttaatttaatatggtACTACCAACATGCATCATAGTGAATGTCAGTACGTATTAGAAAATATCTGATTAGTTCAGGTTATAAAGTGTCATGTGGTGCAGctccactaaataaataaatattctgaatatttatcaaaaatgttttgcctgtgaaaaacattttcacatgGATTTTTTGGTAGcccattgatatatatatatatatatatatatatatatatatatatatatatatatatatatatatatagatagatagatagatagttgttTAGGGAAGCTTAGTTCaggttttaaaatgtcatgtgttGTAACTCCACAAAAAAACATAATGATACTTCTCATTTAGCAATTcatgatatttgtaaaaaaaaaacattttacattgacAAATTTGTTAATAACTTGTCAAATTAAAGTCATGTGGTGCAGCCAACATGCATGAAAATGCATATATTATAGACCCCTGAAGACTCTTGATCTGAATTTGATCTTTTTATGACAagccaaaataaattattttttggtgTAAAATATTATGACAAACTTCACAAACACACGTAAAGATGTATATgaattacaaattaattaaaaagatatacttaaattaaaaaaatcataagactgcttattgttttttaaaacaaattgttcatAATATcaaagtcatgtggtgcaaccaacATGCATGAAAAAAGCATATTATATAAGACCCCTGCAGACCCCATGACTGTATTTAAAGGTCAATACCTCTCTGAAAATagataatttgatattttatgacATGACAACATTCCATCAGGTTGTAAAATGCAATTTGGTGcagctcaaaaaataaaaaaatgaaaaaaatgtttatgtataaaACCATTCAGGATATTTGTGTAAAGGTAGATTttacattgaaattttttttttaacattttttatgaaagaaaaggctaattaataattaataataatacaagtttgTGTAAGACAAAACTTAATTTGCATTAACACTTAAAAGCTTAACATTAACTGATTTGGAAAATAATGATTATGATGTGTTACACCACATGACAGTTTCAGAGTCATCAAAATAAAACGCTGAATGGAAATTGTACAAAAGTTTTCTACTCATGTCTGAAACCGACATGAGTAAAAGGGTACAGTTCTAAGAACTTGGCATATGCATTTTActagaaaaagtaaaaaagaaaaagtttctcATTGTCACTCAATGAACCctttaaattgacattttttgtgtgttttatgcgTATTAATCCATAGTAAGTGACTTTGGGTTTTTTCTCcataagtttatttaaaaaatggataTAGGCAGTCAAGCGTTCACTTTTGACACCATGTGTTAGTTCCAGTGTGTGTAGACATCCTCAAAGTCACCTGACCGGCGCTTTATCTCATTCTGTAACTCTGTCAGTTTCTCCATTGTACGCAATTGAGCAATTTTGTACCATGGGCAATGTCAGTGCCTCAGAGCATTACTCATTTCCTTTAGCTATCATGGTGACTGTGTATTTGACAGCAGATGATGGGCAGATTGTGTGAGAGATTGGTCATTGCGTTCATAACTTAAAGATTGGTGAAACGTCTCATCAATAATTGGCGCATCCGTTGTACAGTTGCATGATGGGTGCTACTTTTAATGGTCGCCTTTGTAAATTCATTTCCTTATGTCCGTATTACCACATCATTTCACATCAGCCTCACTTCtgagtgacaacatatgtgttgcGTTGAGACGGAAAAATCAAACATGACATGTATGGGAAAAGTTGTACTGTATGTACACTGTGTTTTATTAAAAGCCATTGGTCCCTCTGCAGCAAAAAACATGTccaaaaatgcatttacttacacGTGtacctatatatataaaaaaaaactaatgacgTAGTCTTGTAATCTCAAATTTGTCAAATAAAGTACCTTTCTGAttcatatattaaatgtatttcatatatatatacagtacagaccaaaagtttggaaacattactatttttaatgtttttgaaagaagtttcttctgctcatcaagcctgcatttatttgatcaaaaatacagaaaaaacagtaatattgtgaaatattattacaacttaaaataatagttttctatttgaatatacttaaaaaaataatttattcctgtgatgcaaagctgaatcttcagcatcattactctagccttcagtgtcacatgtaacatccagtctatcacatgatcatttagaaatcattctaatattctgatttattatgcgTGTTGGAAACAgctctgctgtctaatatatttgatgaataaaaggttaaaaagaactgcatttattcaaaaaaaaaaattctaataatatattttctttactatcacttttttatcaatttaacacatccttgctgaataaaagtattgattttatttttaaaaaaagaaagaaaaaaaattactgacgccaaattactgaccagtagtgtatattgttattacaaaatatttatattttaaaaacatagcttcttttttttttttactttttattcatcaaagtatcctaaaaaagtatcacgttctgaaaaaatattaagcagcagaactgtttccaactttgataatgaatcatcatattagaatgatttctaaaggatcatgtgataatgatcctaaaaattcagctttgcatcacagaaataaataataatttaaagtataataaatttaaaacaattattttaaattgtaataatatatcacaatattatatttttttctgtatttttgatcaaataaatgcaggcttgatgagcagaagaaaaatgaaaaatgatctttcaaaaacattaaaaatagtaatgtttccaaacttttggtctgtactgtatatatatatatatatatatatatatagagagagagagagagagagagagagagagagagatagatatttCCAGTGGTCCAAAAACAGTGGCGTCTTTATTATAGAATGACCTTCCCCAAAAAGGACATACTCTGAGGGAGATCTAGCATGCATCAGACGTATGTTGACATTCGCTGTGTTGGTAGAATTTAAGGTTAATCAAACATAGTTATTCTTAGACACTCTAGATTGCCTTTTTAAGTTACGAATCTTAATAAGTAAGTCATTGTGACAGTGGGGTCAAGCGCTGACATggattattattgtattttatggcAATGTCTCTCACTTAAGGCACGTCTCTGCTTCAATCAGACATGTGACCAAAACAGACTGTGGACAACTGGCTTTTCAGAGCTGGTTTTCTGCTCTTAATTAGTCATTGTCCACAGACTTTCTAAGTCTAAGTAAAGCTCGTCTGCGGCTCAcattatgtttgtgtgttgttaCCATAAAGATGGCATGATGGAAATATTGAACaccctgggggaaaaaaaaaaaatccccaaaaaacttatatatatatacgtacatgtgtgtatgtgtgtgcatatgtgtgtgtgtgtgtgtgtgtaattaaagtttatatttatatgcattttggtTTCTCCTAGTCAGTTATGAGATTAAATGGAGAACAAATAAAGATGTCTGTTAGAGCTGTTGCTTCtaaatttttttagaaaatagcTAAAAAGAAAGACAgctaaaaatttatttgaaaaaattcaATTTGAACTCCCTTTTTCTCATTAGATTTCtgattaaaatttacatttgaacAGTAATATATATTAAGGCACTGGTTTTCAACCAGTGCAAACACCTGTTTGCAAACACCTGAGTCactgctacaattaatgagctctatgaacaatgcatggcaaaaaagaaaagtctaagtctatacattttgttacatctttactatagtgataattttgacttatgtctgttctagagaagttacaactttttgataaagctctaattggttttcttttggaaatatgtttcaaattaatcctgaatgcatttatgactgtaaaagcatatcggtgtgtgtcacaatcgcaaaattgatcaaagaaatcgtgataagttttttttttttgtccatatcgcacaattcaataaatacagttaacaatctagcttctgagaaCTAACTTATTAACCCAAAAATAGCCAATGGCCAACAATagccaacaacaaaaaaaaatattaaatacaaaatctAGTCTTTTTTTTCgtcattaatcattttatttatttatttatttatttttgatactaTCACATTTGTTTAGGGGATTTACTAGGAACTCTCTTTTTTGTTCCTTAATCAGAATCtgaatcagaattagctttattcgCCAGGTGTATGCAAACTcacaaggaatttttttttttttttttttttacaaactccTCGTGTCTGGTGAATAAagcttatttttgtggaaataacagcattaaaatgtctttttaatgAGACCTTTGTAGTTTCATGTTCTTGCATGTCAAACCTGTAAATGTCAACCCTGTTACCTTTCGAGtagagtattatttatttatttagtcagttATATGAATGTTTAAAGTTATATGAATGTTTCAATGCTAACTTGGCCTATGTAGtctcttataaaatacaatgttctaatagttattttttttaaatttgcaaaACGCAGTTGATGTCAACTTAGAGTTTATTTTGAGGTCCCACAATACAATTTCTCAACACTTAAACACACGTGTCTGATACAATCTAACAGACATCTACTTTTTTTAAGACCAACATTTAGAAAAGTCACTTATTTCACAGAACGGTCCAGCCCATCTCtcaaaataacagtggaaacaaTTTAATGTACCTTCAATCTTGATCATTTCCTGTAACGGTGAcacttttatttttctcattCATCTTATCATGCAAACCAATGAAGCTGAGCCTCTGCACACCACATACTTTCTGTTCTCCTCTGTCATTTCCTCTAAACCATGTGCATATGTCCTCTTTCTGTGCACCGGCTcattaagaaacttttttttttttagtgaattagTTGTCATTGGCTGGTCTACATTGGGTTCCTGGCGGCGTTCCTCAAGTTCTGATTTGGGCAGGAATCTTTCTCCATGAGTCTGTATATATGCATCTCTGCTTGATCAAAACAAGTGAGGTCAGGCTTCATCAAAGATCTCTTGATCTTCTCACGAGTGTGATGGTCAATGTTGACCGGCAAAATTGTAACCTTTACATCAATGAGAGATAGCTGAAATATATTTCACATTATCATTTCAATGGTGTTTAGTTTGTTAAGCAAATGGCAAATGCAAAAATCctggtttgtttttcttttgagcCATTATTAATGCTTTTTGAAATGTCATCTCATTTGCGACTTGCAAGTGCACATTTATTTTTGGTGAAACTTTTTAGTTACCAGCCCAAATACTCTACACCATACACCATCCATAgtcatataaaataattttaagtacttttgatgattttaaattgaaatgatgtgtgtgtgagtgacatgctataatatttttaaaaatatatttaacccatctttttcaaattattttatgaaGACTATATGGGCATTAATGTTTGAACTTTGTCTGTTGTCACTCTGAAGGAATGAACTAGTAAAGGCAAAAACAATGTATCTGGCCAAAGTCTGGCCTTAAAATTGCATCAAGTGCCCATAGACTGATGATTTCATTATTGctgattaccccccccccccctcccccgctCAACAGAACGTCtatgaaatagaaaaataaacacTTCAATAAATAATCATCTTTCGGTCAGTTCGAGAAGTTTTTATGCAGAGAGACTTTAATTTACGTTTTCGAGAAAAGCATTCTAGGCATCGTGGGGTGGGGGAATTTTCAAAGATGCGAAACACCCTGTTAATGTTGTAGCCTAATTGAGATCTTCAGGATTGCACGCTTCACTGGCGGTCGGATGGACCACGCCCACAGACAGGCACACAGCCTATCGGTGAACACCTTCTTTGAGTTTGAAGTCACACCAGACATCAGGCGTAGACTATTGTTAGTCATGTGGGAGTGGGAAGAATTTGATAACAGTGCTTGGTACATTTTTGCTGTGTAAGGTAAACTATGGCGAAATAGTAATATATAAACGTGAGTTTAGCCACATCTCTTCATTGGGTGGGTCGATCTCATAACATACTTAAAAGTGGAACGTGTGATTTGTGTGCCTCTAGTGTCTCTAAAAATAATCGCAACAATATAGCCtactaagttttttattttattttaacttcccAAAAGACACACTTAATGCTTTCCCTAGTagcctaataattataatagactatctatacttatctaaaataaaaataagtttaagtttgaTATTGTGCATATTTACTAAAGATCTGCAGTTTGAATATCCTAATTTTAACAATGATgttaatatgatttaaatatatattatatcatcAAAACATAGtgtgatataataaataaattatttaaatgaccaaacaataaatataataattataactaaaataaaatatacattttcttgaGAACATAACTATGGTGTAAATATATCCACATGAATATTCTGCCCTATAAATTCTGCACTATATTGTCTAACCTCCAGGTGGCACACATGGCAAAGAAACCACTCTCAAagaacagaaatattttattttggtctTACACTTTGCAAACAACCACCAAGGGTGTTGTCCATATCAGTTTTGTGATTGTAAAGCACTGGTATGTGGAAATAGCAGAAAGGAAAATTTGTGTATTTAGAAAAgtaacaaaatatgaaagaagaaagtaatgcTTACAAAAACAATTAGATACATTTGGAGGCTTGTCAcaaagttgagctgaacatcatTTGTAATGAAATGCGTtgcataaaatgagaaaaatgcAAGACAGATGCTTTTGATTAGTGGTCTCAGGATTTTATATTCCTCctaaatatgtattaaatttaTACATGAAGCAGATGCTTCTATCCatagcgacttacagtgcattcaggctaacatgtgttctctgggaattgaacccacaaccttttgcactgctaacataATGCGtcaccactgagccacaggaacactaatgAGTAgagttaaattaaacaaattaaaatatgcacTATAATGTGAAAACAAATAGCAATTTGCTAACTGAAGAAGTTTTTaagagttttattatttttttttactttgaagctTCACTATATTCTAGTCAATATTCTCTGATTTTCTCCCATTGCGACTTCTCCTGAAAGCAAAATCACCTTATGAAGCCGATACAAAGCATACAAGATGATCACAATCAGGACTACACCACTGACCAAGAGAACAATGTACAAAGCCATCATGAATCCACTGTAGGGACCCGTTGACGGGACAGTCCACAGGTACACCCAGGCATTGAAATGATTGTTGTGCACAATTTCAGGTCCGTTATCCAACACGATTGTATCGTAGAACACCAGACCGTTGTCGTTACCATTGCCTTGTTTCACGTAAATATGTTCAGATGTAGGAAAAAGTAGAGAGGCGTCTGTTGGAGTAGTTGCAGTTGTAGTTGCATTCGCAGCATTTGTTGCTCTTGTGCTTGTAGTAGCTGTAGATGTTTGCAGGGTTGTTGTCGCTGGAGCCCCAGTCGTAATGGCACTTGTAGCTATAAATGTGGTCTGTAAAACACCACAATGGAGTTCCTCGTAAGTGAGCGTTTGCAGCGGATGGTGTTCTAAGCGGTACGGTTCATAGCATGTTACTCCTTTGTCCAAATCACTGATTAGTTCTGGGTTTTCACGAATCCATTCTGCAATATCCAGAATGCTACAATCGCAAATCCATTTGTTGCCGCTAAGAGAGAGATCTTTTAGCGCaatcgcgtgtaaaaaaacatctCCGGGGAGATACCTCAGATGGTTGTTGTTCAGGTCTAATGTTTCTAGTCTTGAGGAGTTGCGAAAGATTGCCGATGGGAGAGACTCAAGTTTGTTCTCATTAAGCATCAGAGCTCGAAGGCTGGCCAAGTTTGAGAAGAGCTCTGGGTCTAGTTCCTGAAGGTTGTTGTACTTCAGGGACAGTTTCTTCAGTTTGGGCAGACAACAGAAGAGGTTCTTTGGGAGGGAGGTCAACTTGTTGTTGAAGTGTAAATTGAGAGTCACTAGATTGGTCATGTTTGCAAAAAGGTTCCATGGGACAGTGGATAGATTGGTTTCGTAGAGGTACAGCTCCTGAAGCCTTGGCATGTGTCCCATTAGTTGGTAAGGTAGGGATATCAAGGGGTTCTTGAAGATGGTGAGCTTGATCAAGTTGGGCAAGTAGTAGAAGCTCTCGGCTGGAATATACCGGAGTTGGTTTGCAGACATAAAAAGGGTGGACAGGAATGGCAAGGGCCAGAAAAGACGTGGAGGAATCTCTCGGATCTTGTTCTTGTGTAGCATGAGTATCAACAGGTTGCTTAGATGGTCAAAGGAACCACTTTCAAGAGTCTCCAATTGGTTTGATGAGAGCATCAAAGATCTGAGTTGCAAAAGATTGTGGAAAAGGGTCCTCGGGAGGTTCCTCAGTTGGTTATCAGCTAAGTTTAAGTAATTCAGCTTGGTCAGACCCTGGAAGACATTGGCATCCAGCTGGGAGATGCGGTTCTTGCTCAGATTTAGTTCAGTTAGGTTGACCATCGCCTCAAAGAGATCTGAACTAATGGAAGTTATTCGGTTACCATCTAGCTGCAGTTGCTCCAAGTTCCTCTGCTCACTAAACACCTTTGGTGGGAAGACAGAGAGAGCGGTCAATGAGAGCTTGATGGACAGAAGCTGTGGCGCACCATGGAAGGCTTCTGGTTGGATGGTGTCAAGAGGGCTGTTAATGATCATTAGTCGTAGCAGAAGAGAGAACGGCTGGAAACTTCGGTCTTTGAGGATCTTTATGTTTGTGTCATTTAGCACGAGTTGGAAGGTTGTTGTTGGGTCGAGAGGAGGAATGTCGGTGATGTCCCCTGTGCATATTGCAGAACccttaatgtcacaaacacaccgATTGGGACAACGAGCACCGAGGGCGAATTGAGGCAGAAGTTGAAGTAGAACAAATGTGAACCACATATTCTCAAACTGGGGAACAAATATAGGCATAAGTCATTATAAGAGTCTTCTTCATTATATAAttgatctatttttttatttttattttttttgtattttaggaaaataaattGCCCAGTGTACAATAAAAAGGATAAGATTATAAAAAGactgtttt
It contains:
- the LOC132159151 gene encoding platelet glycoprotein V-like, which produces MWFTFVLLQLLPQFALGARCPNRCVCDIKGSAICTGDITDIPPLDPTTTFQLVLNDTNIKILKDRSFQPFSLLLRLMIINSPLDTIQPEAFHGAPQLLSIKLSLTALSVFPPKVFSEQRNLEQLQLDGNRITSISSDLFEAMVNLTELNLSKNRISQLDANVFQGLTKLNYLNLADNQLRNLPRTLFHNLLQLRSLMLSSNQLETLESGSFDHLSNLLILMLHKNKIREIPPRLFWPLPFLSTLFMSANQLRYIPAESFYYLPNLIKLTIFKNPLISLPYQLMGHMPRLQELYLYETNLSTVPWNLFANMTNLVTLNLHFNNKLTSLPKNLFCCLPKLKKLSLKYNNLQELDPELFSNLASLRALMLNENKLESLPSAIFRNSSRLETLDLNNNHLRYLPGDVFLHAIALKDLSLSGNKWICDCSILDIAEWIRENPELISDLDKGVTCYEPYRLEHHPLQTLTYEELHCGVLQTTFIATSAITTGAPATTTLQTSTATTSTRATNAANATTTATTPTDASLLFPTSEHIYVKQGNGNDNGLVFYDTIVLDNGPEIVHNNHFNAWVYLWTVPSTGPYSGFMMALYIVLLVSGVVLIVIILYALYRLHKVILLSGEVAMGENQRILTRI